Proteins from a single region of Gossypium arboreum isolate Shixiya-1 chromosome 1, ASM2569848v2, whole genome shotgun sequence:
- the LOC108461293 gene encoding histone H2B, which yields MAPKAEKKPAEKKPAEEKKAVAEKAPAEKKPKAGKKLPKEGGAAAGDKKKKRVKKSVETYKIYIFKVLKQVHPDIGISSKAMGIMNSFINDIFEKLAQEASRLARYNKKPTITSREIQTAVRLVLPGELAKHAVSEGTKAVTKFTSS from the coding sequence ATGGCACCAAAAGCTGAAAAAAAGCCAGCCGAGAAGAAGCCTGCGGAGGAGAAGAAAGCCGTAGCTGAGAAAGCCCCGGCAGAGAAGAAGCCTAAGGCTGGGAAAAAGCTTCCCAAGGAAGGCGGAGCGGCTGCCGGagacaagaagaagaagagagtTAAGAAGAGCGTCGAGACCTACAAGATCTACATCTTCAAGGTCCTGAAGCAAGTTCACCCTGACATCGGGATCTCTAGCAAAGCTATGGGGATCATGAACAGTTTCATCAATGATATCTTCGAGAAGCTTGCTCAAGAAGCCTCTAGGCTCGCGAGGTACAACAAGAAACCCACCATCACTTCCAGGGAAATTCAGACCGCTGTTAGGCTTGTACTTCCTGGTGAGCTTGCCAAGCACGCCGTTTCTGAAGGTACCAAGGCCGTGACCAAGTTTACTTCATCTTGA